The Natronoglycomyces albus genome has a segment encoding these proteins:
- a CDS encoding phosphonoacetaldehyde reductase: protein MSALADRDIRFGDNTIAMAPNVVRQLGATRVLVVCGKNSFTASGAEAIVPELENVAQVRRWNDFRANTDAADLIVGLRIVEEFQPDAILAVGGGSAMDMAKLLCGYRGVTDKKLLEDAIRAGGTVSRTNTALILAPTTSGSGAEATHFGVVYIGADKYSIGGPTILPDVVLLDPSLTLSGSDYQRATSGVDALAQAIEALWAVDATDESHAFALQALPLLAGSLEAYVKSPSAKAARDMALGSYLAGRAIDIAKTTAAHALSYGITKTYGLSHGHAVAVTLGSFIEQHAEASASRLQDAVDPMAHRQAMDEVLAALGAANAAEAKESWAELLQRIGLDASLTNAGARRTEDRHKLANSVNLDRLGNNPVKFTLDELAELLIDLP from the coding sequence ATGTCTGCCTTGGCCGACCGCGATATTCGCTTCGGAGACAACACGATTGCCATGGCCCCCAATGTGGTGCGTCAGCTTGGGGCGACCCGGGTGCTGGTTGTGTGTGGGAAGAATTCCTTCACCGCCTCGGGCGCGGAGGCGATCGTGCCGGAGCTGGAGAACGTGGCGCAGGTGCGGCGCTGGAACGACTTCCGAGCCAACACCGACGCCGCCGACCTCATCGTGGGTTTGCGCATCGTGGAAGAGTTCCAGCCCGATGCCATTCTCGCCGTCGGCGGCGGTTCGGCAATGGACATGGCGAAACTGCTGTGCGGATACCGTGGCGTGACCGATAAGAAGTTGCTTGAGGACGCGATCCGCGCCGGAGGCACGGTTAGTCGGACCAATACCGCGCTCATTCTCGCCCCCACCACCAGCGGCTCTGGGGCCGAAGCGACGCACTTTGGCGTGGTCTACATCGGCGCGGACAAGTACTCCATCGGCGGGCCCACGATTCTGCCCGATGTGGTGTTGCTGGACCCGTCATTGACCTTGAGCGGTTCGGATTACCAGCGAGCCACCTCGGGCGTGGACGCTCTGGCGCAGGCGATCGAGGCCCTTTGGGCGGTCGACGCGACCGACGAAAGCCACGCGTTCGCGCTCCAGGCGCTACCGTTGCTGGCTGGCTCGCTGGAAGCCTACGTGAAAAGCCCCTCGGCAAAGGCCGCCCGTGACATGGCCTTGGGATCGTACCTGGCTGGGCGAGCGATCGACATCGCCAAAACCACTGCGGCACACGCGCTCTCGTACGGAATCACGAAAACCTACGGGCTCAGCCACGGACACGCCGTCGCCGTCACTCTGGGGTCCTTTATCGAACAGCATGCCGAGGCTTCGGCCTCCCGGCTGCAAGACGCGGTGGACCCCATGGCACACCGCCAGGCGATGGATGAGGTCTTGGCGGCCCTAGGCGCGGCAAACGCCGCCGAGGCCAAGGAGTCGTGGGCGGAACTGTTGCAGCGCATCGGCTTGGACGCCAGCCTCACCAACGCCGGGGCACGCCGAACCGAGGACCGCCACAAACTGGCGAACTCGGTAAACCTAGACCGGCTGGGCAATAACCCGGTGAAGTTCACTCTCGATGAACTGGCCGAGCTGCTGATCGACCTGCCGTGA
- a CDS encoding HIT family protein yields MSKELDAFRSAFRLDELTVYESERWILSVRPAQITLGSMVLSSKLGHETFAELDSQDSEEMGTMLAEAEHVAKELFGAVRINAVCLMMKDPIVHFHVLPRYEYTKDAFGRPWVDADWPGPPNFGGEVVKDEIILAELVGVIRSELSEKSSSEE; encoded by the coding sequence ATGAGTAAAGAACTTGATGCCTTCCGTAGCGCCTTTCGTCTCGATGAGTTGACCGTTTACGAATCCGAGCGCTGGATTCTGTCGGTGCGGCCCGCTCAGATCACGCTCGGGTCGATGGTGCTCAGTTCGAAACTGGGGCATGAGACTTTCGCGGAGCTGGACTCGCAGGACTCCGAGGAGATGGGCACGATGCTGGCTGAGGCCGAGCACGTGGCAAAAGAACTGTTCGGAGCCGTGCGCATCAACGCGGTATGCCTGATGATGAAGGACCCCATCGTTCACTTTCACGTCTTGCCGCGCTACGAGTACACAAAGGATGCGTTCGGTCGACCGTGGGTTGACGCGGACTGGCCGGGCCCGCCGAACTTCGGCGGCGAGGTCGTCAAGGACGAGATCATCCTGGCCGAGCTGGTAGGCGTGATTCGTTCCGAACTAAGCGAGAAGTCTTCCTCAGAGGAATAG
- a CDS encoding adenylyltransferase/cytidyltransferase family protein, translated as MKRPVVYTAGTFDLFHVGHLRILKSAAELGETLIVGVSTDELVESYKNIRPTIPFEERLEIVNNIQGVDLAIPQRTQDKFEMWERLQFDTWVVGDDWFDSDKYQGYRKQLMDVGVNCVFLPYTQGVSSTLRRKLLAGE; from the coding sequence ATGAAGCGCCCAGTCGTCTACACCGCTGGCACTTTCGACCTGTTTCACGTCGGGCATCTACGCATCCTCAAAAGTGCCGCCGAACTGGGTGAGACGCTGATCGTCGGGGTGAGCACCGATGAGCTGGTGGAGAGCTACAAGAACATCCGGCCCACGATTCCCTTTGAAGAGCGGTTGGAGATCGTCAACAATATCCAGGGCGTGGACCTGGCGATTCCGCAGCGCACCCAAGACAAGTTCGAGATGTGGGAGCGTTTGCAGTTTGACACTTGGGTGGTTGGCGACGACTGGTTCGATTCCGACAAGTACCAGGGTTACCGCAAACAGCTTATGGACGTTGGCGTGAACTGCGTGTTCCTTCCCTACACGCAGGGCGTCTCTTCCACCCTGCGCCGTAAGCTGCTCGCAGGGGAGTAA
- a CDS encoding LicD family protein, whose protein sequence is MRQPSDYEKIKDLWLESPKKCHHRVPLLRTVARAASVAGEHDDSRNLLRKAILRAAGHQRRPSVQIKRAGKKVFTRSQLLIPGHGDPFSRRATEALIDLNSQLDDLGVRGFLISGTLLGYVRSGRFIAWDKDIDLGFFTDEISAADLTAAFERNDHFLVKRLDFNSERLRLDHRNGTSVDLFPHYREDGRIWHDGTSTRWWNRPFELSEVEFLGQRQYVPSVPQMYLDDNYGDWHTPNANFDARIDAPNVEVTDPDFLDTLLYFELLKSIAHGWRAKTERYGRLLKAKGEGDWLSRL, encoded by the coding sequence ATGCGGCAGCCGTCCGATTACGAGAAGATCAAAGACCTCTGGTTGGAGAGCCCCAAGAAGTGCCATCATCGGGTGCCGCTGCTGCGCACGGTGGCGCGGGCGGCCAGCGTGGCTGGCGAGCACGACGATTCGCGGAACTTGCTGCGGAAGGCGATCCTGCGGGCGGCCGGGCATCAGCGACGACCGTCCGTGCAGATCAAACGGGCTGGCAAGAAGGTGTTCACCCGTTCACAGCTGCTCATTCCGGGGCACGGTGACCCGTTCTCCCGGCGCGCCACCGAGGCGCTCATTGACCTGAACTCCCAGCTAGACGACCTGGGCGTGCGCGGCTTTCTCATTTCGGGAACGCTACTGGGATACGTTCGCTCGGGTCGATTCATCGCCTGGGACAAGGACATTGACCTGGGCTTTTTCACTGATGAGATCAGCGCCGCCGACCTCACCGCCGCGTTCGAAAGGAACGACCATTTCCTGGTAAAACGGCTCGACTTCAACTCTGAACGACTGCGCCTGGATCACCGCAACGGCACCTCGGTTGACCTGTTCCCGCACTACCGCGAAGACGGGCGCATCTGGCATGACGGGACCTCCACGCGCTGGTGGAACCGGCCCTTTGAACTGTCCGAGGTGGAGTTCTTGGGCCAGCGTCAGTACGTTCCTTCGGTGCCCCAGATGTACTTGGACGACAACTATGGCGACTGGCATACCCCCAATGCGAACTTCGACGCGCGAATCGACGCCCCGAATGTCGAGGTCACTGACCCGGATTTTCTCGACACTCTTCTGTACTTCGAGCTGTTGAAGTCGATTGCCCATGGCTGGCGGGCCAAAACCGAACGCTATGGGCGGTTGTTGAAAGCCAAGGGTGAGGGCGACTGGTTGTCTCGGCTGTGA
- a CDS encoding tetratricopeptide repeat protein — MVNYRKVTAKLKSGSDKLKWSSAAAASALVRPLSRDKAAWFARQGAAEARMRRWDVAAEHYRQALAVENPQAVWHFQLGYCLLKSGNLASARDSLQAACAAQKQPSWLIQLALASYALGDIEAAIAALDELGTGVEVQEVETGIELAELYASIGRWFDAQATLSRLVASHPKHANLHRRLSGHLGKLALWGGSFTEVSADRAQALFQFGKGAKVAKPAAARQVIERAVKLDPRHATWLAPLGDARFDDGDVEGAISAYESAVEECDRSDAMWAITAKHRWQFRLERMRFLQGRPQAEDPLFAATTVPKLAASVSAEPEPVVGLYDLRPSFLGLVVDGFLASSDADQVEIWLNGENIRTVNVSTDGFFGQFRFHFRRSSVEIMPQEFTLEVRTPQGESLLTRTGGTEYEVRLPNSTGQLAAALAEGSKIDKKGEISKSLAETRERQQEYLRIYEQVRDFFEQRFDRSLFLMYGTLLGYYRGGDFIPTDDDFDAGYVSYRTNPAEVKAEAQDLVVELVKAGFTVSINRRGKLFRVQLERGATDGFHLDLRPLWFQDGKLWVHNHCSYPSTPEKFVPVVDGQLRGTRVSTPADTEDFLRNHYGPGWKTPDPGFIYYGDEVDPLVRKNLEAAFITPAEYRKLEARVAKEIAGVPGAGRLVSIGAQSLYPLEDCIS, encoded by the coding sequence TTGGTCAACTACCGAAAAGTCACCGCCAAGCTTAAGAGCGGCTCGGACAAGCTCAAATGGTCCTCAGCCGCCGCCGCCAGCGCCCTAGTGCGGCCGCTCAGCCGCGATAAGGCCGCTTGGTTTGCTCGACAGGGTGCCGCCGAGGCGCGTATGCGGCGTTGGGATGTCGCCGCAGAACACTACCGGCAGGCGCTCGCTGTGGAGAATCCGCAGGCGGTGTGGCATTTTCAGTTGGGGTATTGCCTTTTGAAGTCGGGGAATCTGGCGAGTGCGCGGGATTCGTTGCAGGCGGCGTGTGCGGCCCAGAAGCAACCTTCGTGGCTGATTCAGTTGGCGTTGGCCTCGTACGCGCTGGGCGATATTGAGGCAGCGATTGCGGCTTTGGACGAGTTGGGTACGGGTGTCGAGGTCCAGGAGGTGGAGACCGGCATCGAGCTGGCGGAGTTGTATGCCTCGATTGGCCGTTGGTTCGATGCGCAGGCGACTTTGAGTCGCCTGGTGGCTTCTCACCCCAAGCACGCTAATTTGCATCGTCGCCTGTCAGGGCATTTGGGCAAACTGGCGTTGTGGGGCGGCTCGTTTACCGAGGTGTCGGCAGACCGGGCGCAAGCGCTGTTTCAGTTCGGCAAGGGCGCGAAGGTGGCGAAGCCAGCAGCGGCGCGGCAGGTCATCGAGCGGGCGGTCAAGCTGGATCCGCGCCATGCGACGTGGCTGGCTCCGTTGGGCGATGCCCGCTTCGATGACGGTGACGTCGAGGGCGCGATCAGCGCCTATGAGTCGGCGGTGGAGGAGTGCGACCGCTCCGATGCGATGTGGGCGATCACCGCCAAGCACCGTTGGCAGTTCCGGCTGGAGCGAATGCGCTTTCTGCAAGGCCGACCACAGGCTGAGGATCCGTTGTTCGCCGCTACTACCGTCCCCAAGCTGGCAGCGTCCGTCAGCGCCGAGCCGGAGCCGGTGGTGGGCCTGTACGACCTACGGCCTTCGTTCTTGGGCCTGGTCGTGGACGGTTTCCTGGCCTCCTCGGACGCCGACCAGGTGGAGATCTGGCTCAACGGTGAGAACATTCGCACGGTGAATGTGTCCACCGACGGGTTCTTCGGGCAGTTTCGGTTCCATTTCCGCCGTAGCTCGGTGGAGATCATGCCCCAGGAGTTCACTCTCGAAGTGCGTACGCCCCAAGGTGAGTCGCTGTTGACGCGCACCGGTGGCACCGAGTATGAGGTTCGGTTGCCCAATAGCACCGGCCAGTTGGCGGCGGCTTTGGCTGAGGGTTCCAAGATTGACAAGAAGGGTGAGATTTCCAAGTCGCTGGCTGAGACGCGCGAGCGCCAGCAGGAATATCTGCGCATTTACGAGCAAGTGCGGGACTTTTTCGAGCAGCGGTTTGACCGTTCGCTGTTCCTTATGTATGGCACCTTGTTGGGTTATTATCGCGGCGGTGACTTCATCCCGACCGATGATGACTTTGACGCGGGTTACGTGTCGTATCGGACCAACCCGGCTGAGGTGAAGGCCGAGGCGCAAGACTTGGTCGTGGAGTTGGTGAAGGCCGGTTTCACGGTGAGCATCAACCGGCGCGGCAAACTGTTTCGGGTGCAGTTGGAACGTGGCGCGACCGACGGTTTCCACCTCGATTTGCGTCCACTGTGGTTCCAAGATGGGAAGTTGTGGGTGCATAACCACTGTTCCTATCCGTCGACTCCCGAGAAGTTCGTGCCGGTCGTTGACGGCCAGTTGCGCGGGACCCGAGTTTCGACCCCCGCCGACACCGAGGACTTTCTGCGCAATCACTACGGCCCGGGTTGGAAGACGCCCGACCCCGGGTTCATCTACTACGGTGACGAGGTAGATCCGCTGGTGCGCAAGAACTTGGAAGCCGCCTTCATCACCCCGGCCGAGTATCGCAAGCTGGAGGCGCGCGTGGCCAAGGAGATCGCGGGGGTTCCCGGCGCGGGTCGGCTAGTGTCAATTGGCGCGCAGAGCCTGTACCCGCTGGAAGACTGCATCAGCTAG
- a CDS encoding sugar-transfer associated ATP-grasp domain-containing protein: MPQKKRTDSLWKPLKRSRLYPMVWRSQRRRWRRSDDVASRLHLLYWQRRDDMLPAYFAKFDQYECPQGFKAALRWYALDVGLDSLRQVKRYGSLIRTRTGMSRLRQLWQVLWWSAKVPMTPKTYYHNEMYRPEVRQRYNEFLHRHELKGVLYLLAAPQENLADIAPLNDKSAFADKAQADGLPVVGTVALIAEGDITKAPDQIPRADLFVKPRGAKGGKGAQLWIYQEAPDSFTNSKQQLTVERSQLLEHLSQDDADCVVQRRLIAHPELADLTLDAVPTLRLITFTNESGDSEVVAGAFRMPAKKGAVVDNFHAGGIAAPIDVDTGTLGPAISMKLDPAGKHSAHPVTGAAIDGRVLPGWEDILEVTHRAHQAFAPRVLVGWDICMSKDGPILVEGNEQPGIDLVQRLSGQPLGTSRFGQLLAHHIDAHLAATKSA; encoded by the coding sequence GTGCCACAGAAGAAACGAACTGACTCGTTGTGGAAGCCGCTCAAGCGATCCCGGTTGTATCCGATGGTGTGGCGTTCGCAGCGTCGACGGTGGCGGCGATCCGACGATGTGGCGTCACGCTTGCACTTGCTGTACTGGCAGCGGCGCGACGACATGCTCCCGGCCTACTTCGCGAAGTTTGACCAATACGAGTGTCCACAGGGGTTCAAGGCGGCACTGCGATGGTACGCGTTGGACGTCGGCCTGGATTCGCTGCGGCAGGTCAAACGCTATGGTTCCCTGATTCGCACCCGCACCGGTATGTCGCGATTGCGTCAGCTGTGGCAGGTTTTGTGGTGGTCGGCCAAGGTTCCGATGACGCCGAAGACTTACTACCACAACGAGATGTACCGGCCCGAGGTTCGCCAACGCTACAACGAGTTTTTGCACCGCCATGAACTCAAAGGGGTCCTGTATTTGCTAGCAGCCCCGCAAGAGAACCTGGCCGACATCGCTCCGTTGAACGACAAGTCGGCTTTTGCCGACAAGGCCCAGGCCGACGGTCTACCGGTCGTGGGTACCGTGGCGCTCATTGCCGAGGGTGACATCACCAAGGCCCCCGACCAGATACCGCGAGCGGACTTGTTTGTCAAACCACGAGGAGCCAAGGGCGGCAAGGGCGCGCAGCTATGGATATACCAAGAAGCACCGGACTCCTTCACCAATTCCAAGCAACAACTGACTGTTGAACGCTCACAGCTACTGGAGCATCTCAGCCAAGACGACGCTGACTGTGTGGTGCAACGACGGCTCATCGCACACCCCGAACTAGCCGACCTGACCTTGGACGCGGTGCCGACCCTGCGCCTGATCACCTTCACCAACGAATCGGGAGACTCCGAAGTGGTCGCCGGCGCGTTCCGTATGCCCGCCAAGAAAGGCGCAGTCGTCGACAACTTCCACGCCGGAGGAATCGCCGCGCCCATCGATGTGGACACTGGCACTCTCGGCCCAGCCATATCGATGAAGCTCGACCCCGCCGGTAAGCACTCCGCGCACCCGGTCACCGGGGCGGCCATCGACGGACGGGTCCTGCCCGGTTGGGAGGACATCCTTGAGGTGACTCACCGGGCTCACCAAGCTTTCGCACCCCGGGTCCTCGTCGGCTGGGACATTTGCATGAGCAAAGACGGTCCCATCCTGGTGGAGGGCAACGAACAGCCCGGCATCGACCTCGTACAGCGTCTTTCCGGGCAGCCACTGGGGACCAGTCGTTTCGGGCAGCTGTTGGCTCACCACATCGACGCACACCTCGCCGCCACCAAGTCGGCCTAA
- a CDS encoding CapA family protein has product MAKKPSATKRLVGLPRQVAGRIKRRLLGSTSSSASTSSKTIKYAGERESLDLLIVGDTSFGENYQESRELKGRTNILKDRGYEYCLEAVAPLMDKVDLVVANLETPLTTREKSPLEGMRPWLHKSDPTQTIKHLSAHKVGAVKLANNHSADYGEEGLLDTLNALAANGIPAVGAGRTLKEAQEPLQVQARLKPPAGEGEPEKFRMRLFNAYQGGRQFTETVFEHADTDRPGSAPLKAGSLARRIHNLKDSHPHEFVVVCPHWRRDYQWRSEKQATAAAQLMNAGADLIIGHGSHMMQEIEKIHGSWVIHGIGNFVFNSPGRYRKLEVPPYGLAARLTFSYGSALLRLYPIMLDNRRSNYQTRPVHPGEFKDVVKQLTQRCNEPDSFAADFGHAEDEIGWHLVHQLRAPQ; this is encoded by the coding sequence GTGGCGAAGAAACCATCGGCGACAAAGAGACTGGTCGGGCTGCCGCGCCAGGTTGCGGGCAGAATCAAACGCAGGCTGCTCGGCTCGACGTCGTCCTCGGCCAGCACCAGCTCAAAGACGATCAAGTATGCGGGCGAGCGGGAGTCGTTGGATCTCTTGATCGTCGGAGACACATCATTTGGCGAGAACTATCAGGAGTCCCGGGAGCTTAAGGGACGTACCAATATTCTCAAGGACCGTGGCTATGAGTACTGCCTCGAGGCCGTCGCACCTCTCATGGACAAGGTCGACCTTGTCGTGGCCAATCTCGAGACACCGCTGACGACGCGGGAGAAGTCGCCATTGGAGGGAATGCGGCCCTGGTTGCACAAGTCTGACCCAACCCAGACGATCAAACACCTGAGTGCCCACAAAGTCGGCGCGGTCAAGCTAGCCAACAACCACTCGGCTGACTATGGCGAGGAGGGGCTGCTCGATACTCTGAACGCCTTGGCCGCCAACGGTATACCGGCCGTGGGCGCGGGACGTACGCTTAAGGAAGCTCAGGAACCTCTCCAAGTCCAGGCCCGACTGAAACCACCTGCGGGGGAGGGCGAGCCGGAAAAGTTTCGGATGCGGCTCTTTAACGCCTATCAGGGCGGTCGCCAGTTCACTGAGACGGTATTCGAGCACGCTGACACTGACCGGCCCGGCTCGGCCCCGCTCAAGGCCGGTTCTCTAGCTCGACGAATCCACAACCTCAAAGACAGCCACCCCCACGAATTCGTCGTGGTATGTCCACATTGGCGGCGGGACTATCAGTGGCGATCGGAGAAACAAGCTACCGCGGCAGCACAGCTGATGAACGCCGGAGCCGACCTCATCATTGGACACGGCAGTCACATGATGCAGGAAATCGAAAAGATTCACGGCTCATGGGTGATCCACGGCATTGGTAACTTCGTGTTCAATAGCCCAGGTCGCTACCGGAAGCTGGAGGTTCCACCCTACGGTCTAGCCGCGCGGCTGACTTTCTCCTATGGGAGCGCGCTGTTGCGGCTGTATCCCATCATGTTGGACAACCGTCGTTCGAACTACCAGACCCGTCCGGTCCATCCCGGGGAGTTCAAGGACGTGGTCAAACAACTGACCCAGCGTTGCAACGAGCCCGACTCGTTCGCGGCCGACTTCGGCCACGCCGAAGACGAGATTGGTTGGCACCTGGTCCACCAGCTGCGCGCCCCTCAGTAG
- a CDS encoding acylphosphatase yields MNSKNLNEGGIEIVAARAMLISDPENEGTPIAVANLQAVTSEGDLLAFGQAPLRLPLHAFHYSRQSWDVVQSMLDELIGKQLTAGNANSIDAIVEPALARLKRQAQQASHDLPGQPRSAYEKIRRAARDSVNSLLRIRAQLDPHLHPEKLVGISAIRAALTGLVELAAGAKSGESNAGQWYTGDLNDFYEKHIEHFAHYACSPQPPLPQINGDVANSFDDVEFIGHLPKDGTKGHLLEREALRYGMNSARFPNGTFIASDENGNQLNFKWGRSPIASGVSLSICTYKEATRRLLERVDVPVPRGRVFAAGEFEKALDYADRIGYPVVCKPVAGLRGIGVIANIGSREELVRAFELYSKSQLGDDDFVIEQHVAGEDYRIVVIGGEVVAAVVREAAAVTGDGIHTVIDLAEYKNRLRKLNPHLRSRPIVFSDAMKFQLEQQGLTFGSIPDKGQVVTLANSANLSQGGDSFEVAHELHPSIVETAIKAVDAVPGLGFCGLDMLIEDHKKPISQQQATVIELNAHAAIGSAQYPMWGVPTPVAKLFFEQCAKEYGIELPEKQLDHLSLKLVVEGKVKGVGYRRWIRKYATEFGVNGTVENTEENQVTIYLDGPADPVSALVYLASRGSRNAIPTSVDATHVDRFEGTGFEIIW; encoded by the coding sequence GTGAACTCCAAGAACCTGAACGAAGGCGGCATCGAGATCGTCGCCGCCCGGGCAATGCTCATCTCTGACCCCGAAAATGAAGGCACCCCCATAGCGGTGGCGAACCTCCAGGCTGTCACGTCCGAGGGCGATTTGCTCGCTTTTGGTCAGGCCCCGCTGCGTCTACCTCTGCATGCCTTCCACTACAGCCGCCAGTCGTGGGACGTTGTCCAGTCGATGCTCGACGAGCTTATTGGCAAGCAGCTGACAGCTGGCAACGCGAACAGTATCGATGCGATTGTCGAACCAGCGCTGGCGCGGCTTAAGAGGCAGGCTCAGCAGGCCTCACACGACCTACCGGGCCAACCTCGCAGCGCTTATGAGAAGATTCGCCGCGCCGCCCGCGACTCGGTGAACTCGCTGTTGCGCATTCGCGCGCAGCTGGACCCGCACTTGCACCCGGAAAAGCTCGTCGGGATCAGCGCCATCCGGGCAGCCCTGACTGGGCTTGTCGAATTGGCCGCAGGCGCAAAGTCCGGTGAGTCCAACGCGGGTCAGTGGTACACGGGCGACCTCAATGACTTCTACGAAAAGCACATCGAGCACTTTGCTCACTACGCGTGCTCGCCGCAACCGCCGTTGCCGCAGATCAATGGCGACGTTGCCAACTCGTTCGACGACGTTGAGTTCATTGGCCACCTACCCAAGGATGGCACCAAGGGGCACCTGCTGGAGCGGGAGGCATTGCGTTACGGAATGAATTCCGCTCGCTTCCCCAACGGCACCTTCATCGCCAGCGACGAGAATGGCAACCAGTTGAACTTCAAGTGGGGTCGCTCGCCGATCGCCAGCGGAGTTTCGTTGTCAATCTGTACGTACAAGGAGGCCACCCGCCGCCTGCTGGAGCGGGTCGACGTTCCCGTTCCACGGGGCCGCGTTTTTGCCGCTGGTGAGTTTGAGAAGGCCCTCGATTACGCCGACCGTATTGGCTACCCAGTGGTGTGTAAGCCGGTGGCCGGTCTGCGCGGCATCGGTGTCATTGCCAACATTGGCAGCCGCGAAGAACTGGTGCGGGCGTTCGAGCTGTACTCGAAGAGCCAGTTGGGCGACGATGACTTCGTCATCGAGCAGCATGTGGCTGGCGAGGACTATCGGATTGTCGTCATCGGCGGCGAAGTCGTCGCTGCGGTGGTCCGCGAAGCTGCCGCCGTGACCGGCGACGGTATCCACACCGTCATCGACCTTGCTGAATACAAGAACCGCCTCCGCAAGCTCAACCCGCACCTGCGCAGCCGCCCGATCGTGTTCTCCGATGCGATGAAGTTCCAGCTGGAGCAACAGGGTCTCACCTTTGGCTCCATTCCGGACAAGGGCCAGGTAGTGACGTTGGCGAACTCGGCCAACCTGTCTCAAGGCGGCGATAGCTTTGAGGTGGCCCACGAACTTCACCCATCCATTGTGGAGACCGCTATTAAGGCGGTCGACGCTGTCCCCGGCTTGGGCTTCTGTGGCTTGGACATGTTGATCGAGGACCACAAGAAGCCCATCAGCCAGCAGCAAGCCACCGTCATCGAACTGAACGCGCACGCGGCTATCGGCAGTGCCCAGTACCCGATGTGGGGGGTGCCGACCCCGGTCGCGAAGCTATTCTTTGAGCAGTGCGCCAAGGAATATGGCATCGAGCTGCCAGAGAAACAATTGGACCATCTCTCTCTCAAGCTTGTGGTCGAAGGCAAGGTCAAGGGCGTTGGCTACCGTCGATGGATACGCAAGTACGCCACCGAGTTCGGTGTCAACGGTACGGTGGAAAACACTGAGGAAAACCAGGTGACTATCTATCTGGACGGCCCAGCCGACCCAGTATCAGCGCTGGTTTACCTCGCCTCACGAGGTAGCCGCAATGCCATACCGACGTCGGTGGACGCGACCCATGTCGACCGGTTCGAGGGAACTGGCTTCGAGATCATCTGGTAG